Part of the Terriglobales bacterium genome, TCGGCCGTGACGGCGATGCGGGCCGCGGCTCGCGGGCGGGTGAACTTGAGCGCGTTGGCGAGCAGGTTGTAGAACACCTGCCGCATGAGCGCGGGGTCGCACTCGACGAAGGGAAGCTCTCCGATCTCCCAGGCGACGTCGCGCCCCAGCACCTCCTGGGCGAGCGACTCGCGCACCTCGTCGACCAGGCGGCGGAGGCCGACGATCTGCGGCGCGAGCTGCTGGCGCCCGACGCGCGAGAGGTTGAGCAGGTCGTCGATGAGGCGGCCCATCTGCTCGGTGCCGCGGACGATGTGGGCGATGAAGCCGCGCGCCTGGTCGTTGAGCCGGGCGGCATGCTCCTCCGCCAGCAGGGTGACGAAGCCGTGGACGTGGCGCAGCGGAGTTCGCAGGTCGTGGGCGACGGAGTAGGTGAAGGCTTCGAGCTCCTGGTTGGCGGTGGCGAGTTCGGCGGTGCGCTGCGCCACTCGCTGTTCGAGCTCGGCGTTGAGCGTGCGCACCTCGTGTTCGGCGCGGTTGCGCTCGGTGACGTCGCGCGCGGCCGCGAACACGCCTTCGACCTCACCCGCTTCATTGCGGAAGAGGCTGGCGTTGTACAGCACCTCGGTCACCGCGCCATCGAGGCTGCGGATCGCGAGCGGGTAGTCGTGCACGGCACCCTCGGCGAAGACGCGCTCATAGCCGGCCCGCGCCTCGGCGGGCGCGGTGAAGTAGTCGCAGAAGTCGGTCCCGATGAGCTGGGCGCGGGGGCGGCCGGTCGCGCGCTCGGTCGCCGCGTTGACGTCGGTGATCTTGCCTTCGCGGCTGATGGTGACCAGGGGATCGAGCGCGGCCTCAAGCAGGTTCCGGGCATAGCGCGCCGCCCGCCGGATCGTCTCTTCCGCGCGCTTGCGGTCGGTGATGTCCTGGCAGGTGCCGATCCACTCGCGGATGCCGCCATCGGGCTCCGACACCGGGACGCCGCGCACCGCGACGTGGCGGTACTCGCCGTCGGCGCGGCGCAAGCGGTACTCGGTCTCGTAGCGCCCGCGGTCGCGCACGGCGGCATGCCAGATCTCGGCGGTGCGCTCGCGGTCGTCGGGATGGAGCGCTTCGATCCAGCCGGAGCCCTGGACCTGTTCGCGGGTCATGCCGGTGAATTCGCGCCACAGCGGAATGTCGTTGACGACCTGGCCCTGCGCGTCGGTGTGCCACACGACCTGCGCGGTGGCGGTGGCGAGCGAGCGGTAGCGCTGCTCGCTGCGCTTTAGGTCGGCGGTGCGGCGTTCGACGCGCGACTCGAGCTCGCGGTTCCAGGCTTCCAGTTCAGCGCGCTGCGCCGCTTCCAGGTCGCCGGCGTGGTTGAGCGCGCGCGCCATGCGCGCCAGCAACAGCGTGAACACCGCGACGAGCGGGAGGCTGAACACGACCTGGTCGAAGGCGGCGTCATACCAGCCCAGGCGCACGCCGACGACGCTGAGCCAACCGAACAGCCAGATGGTGGCGACGGCCGTGGGCAGGAACCAGCGCAGCATCACGCCGCCGGCGTGCTCGCTGCTGACGACGCGCATCAGGCCATGCTCCGGCCGGGCCAGCAGGACAGCGAGGGCCAGGGCCGTGCCGCCGAGCGCCGCCGGCAGGCCGATGTTGATGGAGACACCAAAGCTGGTCAGCACCGCGACCTCGTAGGTCAAGCCCTGGAGGACGGCGAAGTCGAGCAGCAGCGCCGCCAAGGCAAGCCAGGGCGCGGGGTGGATGCCGGGCCGCGGCTCCCAGTCCAGCATCAGCAACGCCAGGCCGAGCAGCAGCAAGCTGACGGCGGCGGGGGCGCTCATGCGGCCGGACGCCTCCAGTTGCCATTCCTGGACCCGCGCGGTGGACAACAGGTTCTGGAGCGGGGCGCGCCAGGCAAGGAGATGCCCGCACAGGGTGAGCAGTCCGAGGAGGACGGCGGCGAGGGCCGCGCCGCGGGCACACAGGCGGCGCGCGCCGCGCGGCCGGGGCAGCAGCACGAGCAGCGCGCCAGCCAGCAGGATCAGACCGGCGGCGGAGCCGGGACGCGTCGAGGCGCCGTCGCGGAGGAACGAAGTGAGGAGCGGTTGCCCGGTCGCGTAGCCGGCGAGCACGAGCGCGGCAAGCAGCAGGGCCAGGCCGGCGGCGAACGCGGCGAGCCGGCGCATCGCGCCCGCGACGGGCGAAGCTCCTGCCGCCCGCCCTGCGGGGGGGAGTGCTTTGCTGCTGCGTCCTTCCCCCAGCTCCGCGATCCATCGTCCAAGCTGCGCAGCGGCATCGCTCTGCTCGGGATGGGGACCGCCCGCGGGAGCGTAGTGCGGATTGCCGAGGACCTGGCGGTCGAGCACGGCGACGGGATGGGAGCGCAGCACGTCGAGCAGGATGCCGGGCGGGAAGCGGCGCGCGTCGTACTGGCAGAAGATGAGGCAGGGATGGGTGCGGGCGAACTGGTTGAGGCGTGACTCGTACTCGGCCAGCAGCTCGCTGCCGGGCACCTGGCGCAGCGCCCAGGTGGGCTCGCCGGCGGCGCGCAACGCGGTGTAGCCCTCGGCGAGAGCGGCGTCGCACTCGCGCTGCCAGACGGCGAACATGCGGTCCATGTCGAAGCGCCCGTCGACCAGGTAGGCGGCATCGGGCGTGCGTGTGACCAGTTGCCCGCTCCGCCGGCGCTCGGCGACATCCAGGCCCGCCGCTGCCAGTTCCTGGAACTGCCGCTCGGCCACCTCGGTCTCGGCGATGTACAGCACCTTGTGGTGCTGGGAGAAACCGTCGGCGAAGAATGCGTGCAGCAGCTCGAGATGCTCGCTGTCGTGGTGGTAGAGCTCGCACCAGTGATCGCCCGGACGAAGGTCGTGGATGGTCTTTGCCGTCGGCAAGGCCGCAGGAAGCGCGGTGGCGAGGTCAGTCATAAGATTCGCATCCTGCCCTCTCACTTGCAGTCCGCGGCCCAATGCGGACCGCGCGAAGTGCTTTGTTTGCAACCCGCGCCTCGACTGAGGGACGCCGCTTCCCGACTTGGGACTCCAATTCGGGAGCGATTCCGGAAGTGGGAAGCAGGCGGGGCACTCCCCGTT contains:
- a CDS encoding MEDS domain-containing protein, with the translated sequence MTDLATALPAALPTAKTIHDLRPGDHWCELYHHDSEHLELLHAFFADGFSQHHKVLYIAETEVAERQFQELAAAGLDVAERRRSGQLVTRTPDAAYLVDGRFDMDRMFAVWQRECDAALAEGYTALRAAGEPTWALRQVPGSELLAEYESRLNQFARTHPCLIFCQYDARRFPPGILLDVLRSHPVAVLDRQVLGNPHYAPAGGPHPEQSDAAAQLGRWIAELGEGRSSKALPPAGRAAGASPVAGAMRRLAAFAAGLALLLAALVLAGYATGQPLLTSFLRDGASTRPGSAAGLILLAGALLVLLPRPRGARRLCARGAALAAVLLGLLTLCGHLLAWRAPLQNLLSTARVQEWQLEASGRMSAPAAVSLLLLGLALLMLDWEPRPGIHPAPWLALAALLLDFAVLQGLTYEVAVLTSFGVSINIGLPAALGGTALALAVLLARPEHGLMRVVSSEHAGGVMLRWFLPTAVATIWLFGWLSVVGVRLGWYDAAFDQVVFSLPLVAVFTLLLARMARALNHAGDLEAAQRAELEAWNRELESRVERRTADLKRSEQRYRSLATATAQVVWHTDAQGQVVNDIPLWREFTGMTREQVQGSGWIEALHPDDRERTAEIWHAAVRDRGRYETEYRLRRADGEYRHVAVRGVPVSEPDGGIREWIGTCQDITDRKRAEETIRRAARYARNLLEAALDPLVTISREGKITDVNAATERATGRPRAQLIGTDFCDYFTAPAEARAGYERVFAEGAVHDYPLAIRSLDGAVTEVLYNASLFRNEAGEVEGVFAAARDVTERNRAEHEVRTLNAELEQRVAQRTAELATANQELEAFTYSVAHDLRTPLRHVHGFVTLLAEEHAARLNDQARGFIAHIVRGTEQMGRLIDDLLNLSRVGRQQLAPQIVGLRRLVDEVRESLAQEVLGRDVAWEIGELPFVECDPALMRQVFYNLLANALKFTRPRAAARIAVTAETRATETVISVRDNGVGFNMKYADKLFGVFQRLHRTEDFEGTGVGLVTVQRIIHKHGGRVWAEAQLDAGATFFFTLPAAPATHPVPRRRGSGGRPAKFPEDNMPQRAVEILLIEDNPADVELTLAALQRNRLANEIHVCRDGEEALDYLFGENGGANTAALRLILLDLKLPKVDGQQVLRTVKGDPRTRALPVVVLTSSREDRDMVDSYHLGTNSYIQKPVDFEEFREMIKQIGLYWLVVNQPPPLSARAQQADTVEAGRG